AAAAGGATGAAGTTGTAAGCCTGTAAGGTTGGTGATGCCAATTAGATATCTCAGTGCTGATGTTGAAAATGCAGTAGGGATGACAAGCCAGCAATACAAGAGGAAGGTCAGCACTGGCATCATTAGCATATGGACAGCATTTAATGAGCCTGGACAAGATCACCTAGGAAGTGGGGGTAGATAGAAAAGACAGAGTGCTGCCCTAACATCAGGAGCCCCGGGACACTCCTAGAAGTCAGGGACAGGAGGGGCACCCAGCCAAGGAGACCTAGAGGGAGTAGTCGGAGGGATAGGAGGGCAACCCAGGTATGTCCTCGAAGCCTGGAGGAAGCGTTTCCAGGAGAGAGTGGCTAATGGTGACAAAGGCTGCTGAGCCAAGCGTGGGAGAACTCAGAACAGACTATTCTCCAGGTTTAGCAACAAGGAAGTCATTGGTGGCCTTGATGAGAGCTGGCTGGGTGGAGCAATAGGGGCCAAAGCCTGGTTGGAGCTGGTCCAAGAGAGGTGGAGGCAATGCTTTAAAGGAGTTTTACTCAAGCGAAGGAGAGAGAATGCAGTAGTGCTGTTTTTTATGATAGAAGAAATACAGCATATCGGTGAGATTATTGGAAAGATCCAGTAGAGGGGACAGAATTAAGGATGTAGGAGAGGGAGTTGCAGGAGTGACAGCCTTGACTGCTGCCCAGCCTTGACTGCGATCTGCTGCATGGCTGAGAGCCAGCTTCTGCTGGGAGCCCAGACAGTTCATCTCCAAGAGCCCAGAGAAAGTAGAATAAGTGGGCACCAAAGCCCcactgtagctgggactacaggcacctaccaccacgcccagctaatttttgtattttttgtagagacggggtttcaccatgttggccagggtggtcttgaactcctgaccttgtgatctgcccaccttggcctcccaaagtgttgggattacaggcgtgagccaccgcacctggcctcaaaaaaaaatttttttttagtttaatttaaaaaaaaaaagatctaaagaTGGTTCCTATAGCTGAGCAAGATAatggaagagagaatgagaagctGGCAGGCCCCAGATCCTATACAGCCTTGAATGCCAGGCTGAGGTACCTGGACTGCCTCTCCGAGCTGTGACAGACGTGGAGCAGGTGGCAGCTGAGGCTAGAAGGCTCCCCAGGCGCTCCAGGGCTCTCCTGGGTCAGTGACTGGGGAGGGAATCGGAGCCTTGGATGTGCTTTTGCCTCCTAGAACttagtctcagcctcccaaagtgctggtattacaggcgtgagccaccacaccctgcccatCTTCAGATCTTAAATGAGCCATATTCTCCCTCATCTACATGTTTGCACATGCCGTTCCCTTTGGCTAAAGCCCTCCACACAATCCTTAGCCTTTGGTGGCCAACTCTTACTCTCCTTGGCATCTTAGTTTATAAACActtcctctgagaagccttcccaGATTTCTCAAAGGCAACCTGGTCTTACCTAGTCTCACTGTCTTGTCATTGTCTGTGTGGCTGTCTCACTCTCTAGACTGTGAACTCTGAGGGTCAGGGGCCAGGTCTGATTCACTCCCAGCAGCCAGCACAGCAAATGTTTGTCAATGAATGCCTAAAAAATGAATGGGTCCTAGTCCCAGTTCTGTTTCTAGAATAGTGCCTCGCATAaagtaggtgcttagtaaatatttgttgactgaagaAACTTGCTGCACAGCCTGGGACAAATCACTGCCTCCTCTGAGCTTTAGCTTCTTCCTCTGTGAAACAGGGATGCTAGCGTTCCCTTCTCAACTCCCTCACAAGTGAGCAAAGGGATGTGGAACTTGCCGTCACCCCAgtgcagggtttctcaacctcagcccCATTGATACCGGAGGCTGGACCATTCCTTGTTGCAGGGCCCCACCTTGTGCACTGCAGGATGTTTAgtggcatccctggcctctacccactagatgccggTAGCCACCCCACTcagttgtaacaaccaaaaatgtctccggACTTTGCCAAATGTCCCTGGGAAGCAAAATTGGcccagctgagaaccactgccccaGAGAAAGCTGCCTGCCAGagaggggctgagggaggaaCAGCCTGTGCTCCAACATCCTGCCCAGAGCAGAGGCCCCTGCGGAGTTCAAAGAGCAGCTGCCTGGTTGGCTGGGCCCCTTCCTTTATCTGTGGGGCCTGTGAAGTCACTCTGGCTCCTCTGCCAGCACCAAAGCCCTTTATGTCCAGATGGGAGGGGTGCCTCCAGGGACCTAGCCCATGGATTCTAGCAGCttcctgcctgcccctcccctccgGCTCAGGCTTCCTATTGGGTCACCTGCGAACCCCATCCAGCACCTGTCACTCCCCTGCTCTGGCACTTCtactctcccccacctcccacgcCCCTGTCCCACCCCCAGCCTAACATTAGGAAGCTCTCCTCCAACTGTGACCTTCCTACCTACCTGGTCTAAATCTCCCAACTCCCAGGCACAAACTGCCTCcccagccaggccaggcagcCCATTGTCCCAAGGACACCAGGAGCAGCCTGCCTtgctcctgcctcctccccttcctgggcTGCTCGCTCCCCTTCCCTTGCTAATCTGAATCCAGTCATTTTGAGTCGCAGCGCATTCCCTGcctagctgtgtgacccagggcaattctctcccctctctgagccccagtttcctcatctgtaaaacaagggtAGTTGCATTTCTCTCCCAGGGTAGCTGTGCAGATTAAAGTATTTGTTTGTAATAATGATCCTGTAACACTTAGTAAGTACTTGATTCCTgtctgtttattattattgtcacGAATCGACAGATGGTtccccagtcttttttttttctttttttttttttttttcttttcgctcttgttgcccaggctggaagtacagtggtgcgatctcggctcaccacaacctccgcctcccgggttctagcaattctctggcctcagtctcccaagtagctgggattacaagcatgttccaccatgcccagctaattttttgtatttttagtagagacagggtttctacatgttggtcagcctgatctcgaactcccaacctcaggtgatccacctgcctcggcctcccaaagtgctgggattacaggcatgagccgccgcacccggcttCCCATCTTGCTGAACAGGCTTTCTGGGGCCACATGCTGGAAAGAGCATGATGCGAAAAGACCTCAGCTCAAGTTCCAACTCTGCTTCGTCCCCAAGTGGCAGCTCGAGCAAGCCACTTACCTCAGAGTCGTCTCCTtggagcctcagtctcctctgaAAAATGGCTAGAACAATTTATGCCCCTGGGACTGTCGTGGTGCTCCAATGAGCTAGTAAGTGTGAGAATGTTTTTGCACATGCCTTCCCTGTACATCTGAGGGACTAAGAAACCAGGTTTTTTAAAGGCCTGGCCAGAGGAAAACGCTGACAGCCAGCCTTTCATGTTCTGTCAGGCCTCTGCATGCTCGGAGCCTCTGTTCTtgagaacaaagaaacacaaTCCACTCACTGCCAAGCAGCTGTGCTGGGCTGTGCCCCGGGAGGGCTTTCTCCGCTGCTTGGGCAGAATGTGATTGCTCGGTGGTGGCCGGGAAACATCTCCTGGGACCTCCACAGTTCATGATCCTTCCTGAATGCCTTTGACCTCAAGGTCTCAGAGAggcttaaataaatggagaacaCACCTGGAGACCAGATGGGCTGCCTCAGtgtctggctttttgtttttataaatcttGGTGTCCCGGGACTTAGAAATGAGCTCTGACCTGTAGAATAGTGAGCCCCCGGGGACTACACTTGTTTCGCAGGGCCTGTCACCTCCTGGGGATGAGAGACAGATGGAGGGACTGACTTCTCAGAGGGGGAAGAGGTATTGCCATGCCCCTTCCAGGTCCCTCTCTGGTCTGAAGGTTGTTATTCCTGTTAGCCCTAGCCTCAGGGAGGGAGCCCCAGGAGCCAAGACCCTGTGTTAATGATGCATGCAAGGCCTTGGAGGTGGCTCCAGCCAGGGTGCCAGGCCCTGCCCAGCCTCACCCCTTGGGGTATAGAAGCCTCCTAAGAGTCAGGCCACACCCCCTGCCTAACAGAGTGGTATGCCCTGCCCCTAGGCCAGCCCAGTGAGTGGCAGGCCCTGTACCCATCCTGTCCCCTGGGCTTCAAGCAGGGCAGGTCCACTCGCCAGGGCTGGCATTCGGTGGGTCAGGATTTCCTCCAATCTGCAGGCTCATCTTTGTCTGCTGGTCTCAGACCCACTGAGAGCTCCCTTATCTCCCTCCTAGGATACCCTCCCACTCATCAGTGGCACCACAAGTGGCCCACCTTGCCCTACATAAGCTACAAGTCTGAGGCTGAGCCCTCATGCCTGCTCCTCACCAGTCCTTCTGCCCTGAGCCTTGGTTGCTGCCTGTAGCTGGTCTCAAATCACCCAGGCGCCTTAGATATTATGCCTGGATTCCCCCAGCACTCTGAACTGCTGCTCTTCATGCCTGGGCACGGTGCATCGCTCTTCTGCCCCTCCGCCGCCACACCTGAGTGAAATCCACACCAGTGTCATAGGGGTGGCCCACCTATGTCTGATTACATTCCTCTTCTCGCCCTAGCTCTTCCCCCTACCACACACTCCTCCTACAGCTTCTTCCCACTCCCACTTCCCAACCCCACTGTGGGAATTCCCCACATTCCACCGGGCAGGGGCCCCCTGGTTTTGACAAGCTGCCTGTGGCCAGTCAGACCACAGGATGAAACATCAGTGTCCGTCTTCTCTTGGCTCCCCGTCTTCTATGTCCCTGGACAGAGGATTGTGTTTCCATTGACCCCTCTATTCACAGGGCTAATTACTTCCATACAGCCCTCTAAGTCCAAAGGACAGAAACAAAGAgggtaaaatgcaaaactaaagTTACTCCTGGCAAAGACCATGGAAGGAACTTGATACAGGTCAGCGGTCCAGTGGGTATATGAACAGAGGCACAGTTCAGGGACTGGATGTGGCTCCCTGTTGGAGACAGTCCCCATCATTGAGGCATCTTATTTCTGTGCGTGAATGCAGCCAACAGAGGCAACTGAAGTAGGGGGAATGCTCCCGCCAAGCATAACCACGTCCCCACTTTGCCAGATAAGAAAAGAACCAGAGAGCTGGATGTCCAAGACCCCCAAGGAATGGAGGCAACATTCCTTCTTCCCACTTTTCCTCACCTCTGTCTTGCTCTTGCCTGGAAACGGTCACTCAGGCTAAGGAAAGCCAATCCCAGgttcctccttctcctctggcTGGTTATCAGCTCCCTCAGGGAGCAGAGAGTAAACAGAGGTCTTAACAAGAGTTCATGAAATTTTTAGAGTCAGACCTGCTAAGCCGGTGTGGCCAGCCCAGAACCAGGTGATGCAGCCCATGCCACCTGCCCAACACAAACACAGCCGGTTTAATTTGGTGAGTCTTTCCGGAAACCTGCCacatgccaggccctgggctgggctCTGGACATACAAGGGAGAGCCCAGTTAGATAGTACACAGTCCTTTGGTGCAATTGGAGAAATAGGGCAAAATGTGATCACAGAAGATAATACCGCATGCCAGTAGCAGGGCACAAATAAAGCTAAAGAATttcaggccaggtacggtggctcacacctataatcccagcactgtgagaggctgaggcagcaggatcacttgaggccaggagttcgagaccagcctggccaacgtagcgaaacctcatctctatgaaaaatttaaaaattagctctgcatagtgatgcatgcctatagtctcagctactcaagaggctgaggcaggaggatcacttaagcctaggagttggaggctccaatgagctatgatgatactactgcactccagcatgggtgacagagtgagaccctgtcttctatttttttaaaaaagaagaagccagcacggtggctcatacctgtaatcccagcactttgggaggccgaagtgggcagatcacctgaggtcaggagttcaagaccagcctggccaacatggcgaaaccctatctctactaaaaatacaaaaaattagccgggcgtggtggcgggtgcctataatcctagctactcaggagactgaggcaggagaatcacttgaacctgggaggtgaaggttgcagtgagccaagatcacgccactgcattccagcctgggggatacagcaagactctgtctccaaaataaataaataaataaataaataacacaaagaagaagaaaaaggaatttcagaGGACAGAATGAGCACATCTGCTGGGCGACCAGGAAGGCTTCCCACAGGGTGGGCCTTTTGAATTGAGCCTCTGGGGATGGTTACAACaagcagagaggaggaggtggagggaacCATGTGAGCAGAAGCTTCGGACCTGAGTCGGGTAGGGGCAGAAGTGAGAGGCTGGCTGGGAGAAAGGACTGGAGCTAGACTGCAGACGGCCTTGGttagtcctggctctgccaataTTTGCAGGATGATCTAAGTTTGTCATGTCTCCCCTCTGGgtctccgtttcctcatctgtcaaatggaagAGGTGGCCTAGAATTCATGGTTTTCAATCTTTTCAGACCCATTGTCTACTTTTCCTAACAAATCATTTGTAATATCTCAAAGATAATATAACCTTTTTACAATTTCAAGTGTAACCTTTTCACAGTTTCaagtgttgtgtgtgtatatgtacatatatacatactctGACTATTAATATAaaggaaaatagaaggaaattattaataatcaaatattttgtatGTCAACATGTAGATGCTCACCCACAATCACACTAGAAAACATAGCAAAGTAGCCAGGTCCTCTCGTCATAGGTAAAACACCATCCTGCCTCAAATGCCTATACAGGTAGGTTGTCTCGGTCAGTGGTGCTGTCCTTAGGGATGTATTTtccaacaaaacaaacattttttaggGAAGTTCCAAACAAAACAGATGCAGCCTTCCCTTCATTTACATGGTGGTTGCATTCTGAAATATTCAGGGTAtattaaaactgcaaaaaattatttcatgtttataCATGAAATGGAACTAGGTTATAGTTTCTGATCCttataaaaaagatttttcatCCACATGAATGTCTGCTGGGACATGTGGAAATCACTGGGAGTCAGGGAAGGTGTGGGGCAGAAATTCCCTTTGCAGAACTGTCCTGTCCATTTCGTGGTCTTTAGCATCCCTGGATCCCAGCTGTCGTTAAGACGACCTGAACACACTCACAAATTTCCCCATTCCCCCTAGGGGAGCAGTAGCAACTGGATCATCTGGAAGCTCCCTCCCAGCTCTAAAATTCCCCAATTCTAGGCCTCATTCTggttaattcaacaaacatttgccaGTGCCCACTATGTGCTTCGCCCTGGGCATCCGGCAGTGAACAAGCAGCTGTAGCCCCTGCTCCCCTGCAGATAATATCTGGAAGGACCTTAACCACCAcccttccattttacagaggaggaagatgaggcccagagagggcaccCTTGTatttgaggtcacacagcaggtcaGAGGCCTCCTACGTACCAACCAGAACTCTGCCCTCAGGAAGGCACTGCATGGTAGGTCCACAGCCTTCTCCCCACtcatcttctctccctcctccaccccccaCAGTGCCAGCCGCCCTAACCCTGGACCCAGGCACAGCCCACCAGCGCCTGATCCTGTCGGACGACTGCACCATTGTGGCTTACGGCAACCTGCACCCACAGCCGCTGCAGGACTCACCAAAGCGCTTCGATGTGGAGGTGTCGGTGCTGGGTTCTGAAGCCTTCAGTAGTGGCGTCCACTactgggaggtggtggtggcagaGAAGACCCAGTGGGTGATCGGGCTGGCGCACGAAGCTGCAAGCCGCAAGGGCAGCATCCAGATCCAGCCCAGCCGCGGCTTCTACTGCATCGTGATGCACGATGGCAACCAGTACAGCGCCTGCACGGAGCCCTGGACGCGGCTCAACGTCCGGGACAAGCTTGACAAGGTGGGCGTCTTCCTGGACTACGATCAAGGCTTGCTCATCTTCTACAATGCTGATGACATGTCCTGGCTCTACACCTTCCGCGAGAAGTTCCCTGGCAAGCTCTGCTCTTACTTCAGCCCTGGCCAGAGCCACGCCAATGGCAAGAACGTTCAGCCGCTGCGGATCAACACCGTCCGCATCTAGTCCAGGCCGAAGCAGACCACAGCCTCCTAGGGCCACTGCCACCTGCAAGAGCCCTGCCCAGGAGATGGAAGACCTGGACTACGGCCCACAGTGGCCACTGGAGACCTCAGGCCAGTTGTTTACCCTCCAGTCTCCATgtccctgtctgtaaaatggaggttgCATTCTCTACTTCCTAAACTCTCTTCCAGCATCGATGTTCTGTAGCTCTGACCTTGATGGGGATACAGCTTTGATCCAAGGATGTGACATGGCTTCTCCTCAGGGCAACCCCTGCCCAACCCTCAGCCCCATCCTCTCAGGGGCAGGGGACTACCTTCCAGTGTCTCCCTCCTGCCCAGCCCTGGCCTCAGGAAGTGTCAGAGCCTGGCCAGTAGTTGGCAGCCCGAAAGACACACAGCACCCTCTTATGTCCCATGGCCTAAGACTTGCCCCTGACCAAGCTAGTGATGGGCCATTTACCCTGGACCCCAGTCCACAGTGGACACAGGTAGTGTCCTAGGGTTGCCTGAGAACCAACCTCTCCTGCCACCCCCACACCAAGAACTATATGGTTCCTACTTTTCCCACCGATCTGCTGGTCAATGATGCTGCTGTGGCCTGTGGAAGGCACCTGGTAGTTAAGTCCACacattacagtcatgtgccaccacctTCCTGCGCACAGGCCCAAGGTCAGGGTGAGTGTATACCCAAAGCTGATGCAGAGCCCATTAGCCTAAAAGCAACTGCAGGACAAGCCTCCCTGGATGATCGAGGTCCCCAGCAGCTCTGAACAAGAGTCCAGCCAACCCTCTTCAGCCAAGCCTCTGTGACCTGCTAGGGTGCAGGAGGCTTCCAGAAGCTGTTGTTGTAATTAGGACCCAAGCACTGGGAGGGGCTGTTGGCTGGGACCTCTCGTCAGACTTGGCATCTATCTCAGTTAGGATCCTGCTGCAGAAAACAAGAGCCACTTGTAGCTGGTTTAATTAGGCAAGGATTTATTACCTGGCCCCTGGTGGCTTGCAACATTGTTGGAAGAGCTGGAGAAGCAGACTCTGCTGAATTTCCAGGAACGACTCCCAGCGCCAGATTCATCATGTCTGTTGTGACCAGGAAAGCTGACCCCATCCGCAGGAAGCCACTGCGCCAGAAAGCTGCTGACTGCAGAACTAGGCTCCCTCTGCCACGGTCCGTGCCAGCCAGTGGATGTCCCGAGGCCTGCCCCTCTCCCACTTCACTCAGTTCCCAAATCTAAATTTTTACAAGAGATTCTGTTTGGGGGAACTTAAGTCAGATCCAGAACCTTggctgcaagggagtctgggaaatgtcGTTTTCCTCTTTCCAACTTCAGTCATACAAAAAGGCTCACTAGAAGGAAGTTCAGGTGGGCTGAGCAAGCCCCACCTGTGTTTTTTTGCCACAGCATCCAATTGTGAAGAACTCGGGAGAGGGTGGAGTCCACATCTAGGGTTGTCCTGCCCCTTGGTTCTGTCCCTGCCCAGAGGTGGGAACTGGAGGAGTGGGCTGCAAGACTCAGCCTAAAACTCCCCGGCCTTGACTTTTCTTTCTAGTTCTGGGGCCTCGATTCTGCACTTGGGGTCTCTGAACACACCATCCCAAGGTAGCCAGAAGAGCTAAACATAGGGGGTTCTTACAGTGGCAGCCCCCCACCTGCCGGGGCCTCCCTTGGGCAAGAGGAATTGTCAGCCCTACCCCACCCCTTCAACTACCAGAATCTGGGCCACCccagaagtatttttatttaaaatgttgccCGTTTTATGAGTTATGATCAATTTGTATTAAAGTTACAGATGTCAGTAGCCAGTTCCACTCATTCTGACAAACACACAGGCCCACCCAGCTCTGTCCCAGGCAGTGCACACACACGAGCAGAGCTAATCCACAAAGCAGCCCGGCTGGGTAAATGGtattatgctcattttacagaggaggaaaaatgGGGTTCAGAGAGAAGCCATGACTTACCTGGAGTCCCATATCCCATGCTGGCAAGCGCCACACCGCAAACCTGTCCAAAAACTTACCAGCCAGGGAGGGCTGTCAGTCCTTACCTGGAGGACAGGTGGTGGTAGTCTTGGGAGCAGGCAGTGGGCAGCTCATGGGGCAGTGGCAAGAGCCTGGTTTCGGGAACCACACAGACCTCAGCTCAAGTCCAGGCTCCATCACTGTGTGACTGTGTGACTTTAGAAAAAGGACCACCCTCTCTGGGACTGTTTTCCCACATGGAAGATGAGGATAATAACACCGATTTCACATGATTTATTGGTAAGCTATAAAGTGCAGTGCACTTAAGGAGGCCCTACCCTATGCCCCCAGCTGCCTCCCAGAGTCAGTGGCTGGAGCTGTGTGGGTTTCCTGAACCTCTGGACTGGCTCTGACCTAAGTAGTCTTTCTCCTTATGGTCTATGAAGGGTAAGGGACCGCCTAGGCCAGGACAGTCCTGAGGTCTATCCCACCTGTGACTGATGGGGAAGCATCCTGGCTGGGAGGTAGGACAGGCTCTGCCTGTGGACACATGGGCTGTGCACACTTAAGTGGAAAAGACTGTCGACTAAAGAAGAAATATCAAGCTTTTAAAGAATTCAGGTTCACTTTACTTAGAAGTCTTACTGAGTACTATAGATAGACCTAGAGCCCAGCAGCGGCCCTTTAGAGCGGTTCTATCAGTCAGCCTCAGGACAGTATTTTAGCCCACCGCTTATATACAG
This region of Macaca fascicularis isolate 582-1 chromosome 1, T2T-MFA8v1.1 genomic DNA includes:
- the TRIM62 gene encoding E3 ubiquitin-protein ligase TRIM62 isoform X2; its protein translation is MLEELEADTARTLTDIEQKVQRYSQQLRKVQEGAQILQERLAETDRHTFLAGVASLSERLKGKIHETNLTYEDFPTSKYTGPLQYTIWKSLFQDIHPVPAALTLDPGTAHQRLILSDDCTIVAYGNLHPQPLQDSPKRFDVEVSVLGSEAFSSGVHYWEVVVAEKTQWVIGLAHEAASRKGSIQIQPSRGFYCIVMHDGNQYSACTEPWTRLNVRDKLDKVGVFLDYDQGLLIFYNADDMSWLYTFREKFPGKLCSYFSPGQSHANGKNVQPLRINTVRI